The Syntrophorhabdaceae bacterium DNA window GAGGAGGAGGACGAACCCCGCAATGAGCAGGCCGGGGAGGATGCACTTCTTCAGAGTCGGGTGGATCATGGGCACAGTCTCCTTATTTCGTGTGGTAAGTTTCTTTCAAAAACGTCTATTAATGTTATGCACGATCTGGGGTCATGTCAATAAGCCCGCGGCCGCGGACAGGGCCGATTAAATTCCTGTTGCGTGAAAAGGCGTATGAGATTAGTATTGAGGTGAAGGAATGACGAGAGGGGGCAACTACCATGAACATCATGAACGAGAGAATCACCTTCGAGACAAAGGGAGCGGGCGACCTGACCGACATTACGGGCGAGCTCCAGCGGCTCCTTAACAAATCGACCCTCATGGACGGGAATATGACGGTCTTCGTCGCGGGCTCCACCGCGGGCATCACGACTTTCGAGTACGAGCCGGGCATGATAAAGGACATCACCGAATTTTACGAGAAACTCGCCCCCTCGGGAGTCCATTATCACCATGACGACACGTGGGGAGACGCCAACGGGTTCAGCCACGTCCGCGCTGCCTTCACGGGCCCTTCACTCACCCTGCCTTTCGAGGACGGCAGACTGCTGCTGGGCACATGGCAGCAGGTGGTGCTCGCCGAATTCGACAATAGGCCGAGACGGCGCGAGCTCGTCGTCCAGCTTATGGGGATATAGGGAAAAATCCCTTATTCGGACTTGACCCCGTATTTCTTTTTAAGAAACTCCAGCCCCGTCATGGGATAGAGGGCGTAAGTAAGAATGTCTCCCATGTCCTCGGAGATGCCTTTCAAAGCCTCTTTTGCCTTGGGAAGCTCGGGCTCGAGTATATCGCCGGGTCTCACCTCGATGGGCACGTCGCCCTTTTCATAACCCTTCAGGGCCTTCTTGCGGATCTCCTCGTTCACTGCCACGGGCGGTCTCCCATAGAGGCCGTAAAAGTAGTCCTTCACCTCTTTCGAGATCATCTTGTATCTTCCCGCAATGACGTTGAATACCGCCTGGACGCCGACGATCTGGCTCGTGGGCGTCACCAGCGGCGGAAACCCGAGGTCCGCGCGGGTTCTCGGTATCTCCTCGTAGACCTCTTTCAGGCGGTGGAGCGCCTTGGCCTGTTTGAGCTGGCTCACGAGGTTGCTTATCATGCCCCCGGGTATCTGGTGCATGAGCACCCCGATATCGATTACGGCAAAACGTGTGGTGTCGGCGAACTGCATGTAGTTGGGAACGATCGTCTCCAGGTATTCGTCGATCTCGGCCGCCACTTCAAGATCGAGGCCCGTATCGTGTTCCGTGCCGCGAAGGGTGATGATGAAGGGTTCGACCGCCGAATGGGATGACCTGAGCCCGAAGGGGGCAAGGCACGTATCGATGCCGTCCGCTCCCGCCTCGATCGCTTTCAGAAGCGCCATGGAGGCCATGCCGCTCGTGTAGTGGGTATGGAGGTGCACGGGGATGGTAAGGGAGGCCTTGAGGGCCGAGATGAGGTCAAAGGCGTCGTAGGGCGAGATAATGCCCGCCATGTCTTTTATGCAGAGTGAATCGGCGCCCATCTCCTCGATGGTCTTCGCTTTCTTTACATAATAATCGATATTGAATATAGGCCCGCCCAGCTTCTTTTCCGTGAGGGAATAGGAGAGGGCGCCCTGGATATGGCGGCCGCATTTCTTGATGGCCTCGAAGGCGGC harbors:
- a CDS encoding secondary thiamine-phosphate synthase enzyme YjbQ, whose protein sequence is MNIMNERITFETKGAGDLTDITGELQRLLNKSTLMDGNMTVFVAGSTAGITTFEYEPGMIKDITEFYEKLAPSGVHYHHDDTWGDANGFSHVRAAFTGPSLTLPFEDGRLLLGTWQQVVLAEFDNRPRRRELVVQLMGI
- a CDS encoding pyruvate carboxylase subunit B; the encoded protein is MEKKGIKVTDLTLRDGHQSLFATRMTTEDMLPIAEKMERMGFYSMEVWGGATFDVMTRFLNEDPWERVRLLKERMPTTKFQMLLRGQNLVGYRNYADDVVHAFVARAAEAGIEIFRVFDALNDERNFIAAFEAIKKCGRHIQGALSYSLTEKKLGGPIFNIDYYVKKAKTIEEMGADSLCIKDMAGIISPYDAFDLISALKASLTIPVHLHTHYTSGMASMALLKAIEAGADGIDTCLAPFGLRSSHSAVEPFIITLRGTEHDTGLDLEVAAEIDEYLETIVPNYMQFADTTRFAVIDIGVLMHQIPGGMISNLVSQLKQAKALHRLKEVYEEIPRTRADLGFPPLVTPTSQIVGVQAVFNVIAGRYKMISKEVKDYFYGLYGRPPVAVNEEIRKKALKGYEKGDVPIEVRPGDILEPELPKAKEALKGISEDMGDILTYALYPMTGLEFLKKKYGVKSE